From a single Caldalkalibacillus salinus genomic region:
- a CDS encoding MFS transporter — protein MNRVKDRNNAQYRFWLLIIMVGIAGFSQGMLLPVLAVMLESIGVPAAYNGLNAAALYIGILIASPFIEKPVRRYGYKPVIIIGLFLVVGSMLLFPIWQAFWFWFVLRVIVGIGDNMLHFATQVWITSTSTKEKRGRNIAIYGLAFGAGFGIGPLMTRLLDISEFLPFIVASATSALAWLFLLRLRNEWPDNEIETGAGYGTWDKYKTVLRLSWFPLLPPFGYGFLEASLHGNYPVYALRSGITVEWVSILLPAFVIGSLVTQLPLGVLSDRYGRKNILLIVMLLGLLFFGIASIVESNKVALLVAFTFAGACIGSIFSLGITYMADLLPKSLLPTGNVMAGVFFAVGSMTGPLVGGILIDTVAEGSIYYAICGMLLILITSGLIFREHDIEDVQDIKDVQDIKDVQDFQGYSR, from the coding sequence ATGAACCGGGTAAAGGATAGGAACAATGCCCAATACCGTTTTTGGTTACTTATTATTATGGTGGGGATTGCCGGATTTTCTCAAGGGATGCTGCTACCCGTTTTAGCTGTTATGCTGGAGAGCATCGGTGTGCCGGCTGCATATAATGGCTTAAATGCTGCAGCTTTATATATAGGGATATTAATCGCCTCTCCTTTTATAGAGAAACCTGTGCGCCGTTACGGTTATAAACCGGTGATCATCATTGGTTTGTTTTTAGTGGTAGGGTCTATGCTTTTGTTCCCTATATGGCAGGCGTTTTGGTTTTGGTTTGTCCTAAGAGTCATTGTCGGTATAGGGGATAACATGCTCCATTTTGCCACGCAGGTGTGGATCACCTCCACTAGTACAAAGGAGAAGAGGGGGCGAAATATCGCCATCTACGGTCTTGCTTTTGGAGCTGGTTTTGGTATCGGTCCGTTGATGACGAGGCTCTTAGACATCAGTGAGTTTCTCCCTTTTATCGTCGCTTCTGCTACAAGTGCGCTGGCATGGTTATTTTTGCTACGTTTGCGTAATGAATGGCCAGATAATGAAATTGAAACAGGTGCAGGATACGGCACTTGGGATAAATATAAGACCGTTTTACGTTTGAGCTGGTTCCCTTTATTGCCGCCTTTTGGGTACGGCTTTCTAGAGGCGTCTTTGCATGGCAACTATCCCGTATATGCCCTTCGATCTGGTATAACGGTTGAGTGGGTCTCTATACTACTTCCGGCTTTTGTAATCGGAAGTTTAGTCACGCAATTGCCCCTAGGTGTGCTCAGTGACCGATATGGTAGAAAGAATATACTATTAATCGTGATGTTACTAGGTTTACTCTTTTTTGGGATCGCGAGCATCGTCGAATCTAATAAGGTTGCATTGTTAGTGGCTTTCACCTTCGCTGGTGCATGCATCGGCTCCATATTCTCACTCGGTATTACGTATATGGCAGATCTTTTACCCAAAAGTCTATTACCAACGGGCAATGTGATGGCAGGTGTTTTCTTTGCTGTAGGGAGTATGACAGGTCCTTTAGTAGGGGGAATATTAATCGATACCGTTGCCGAGGGGAGCATTTATTATGCCATTTGTGGCATGTTACTCATTTTGATAACGTCAGGTCTCATCTTTAGAGAACATGATATAGAGGATGTACAAGATATTAAGGATGTACAAGATATTAAGGATGTTCAAGATTTTCAAGGATATTCAAGATAG
- a CDS encoding DUF5667 domain-containing protein gives MKKHIIAALALIMVFSSPMAAFADESTETTQEVEVTQETTEQQHEDAESLLAELSELAESVEGTDESDVDEEEISVDSPDSFMYKVKRLYEDFEMIVTFKEESKLELYIENAQKRLLELQTLEEELQPEFSAELYDEFIENLEEALKLTVALQEQEKEVVEPLVEKLDEVVSDGEDIVMQMEEEIFVQDEEDATEEVESDEDFDLEYVVPAVVAHIDVEIIRELRAEGFGFGQIAQIVSMSELSGEDLDVVVEMVHEHKGMGKVAKMLGLHPGNLIKRGKVAMAEGEEEDATEEEEATEEEDATEEDEEATEEEDATEEDEEATEEEDATEEDEEATEEEDATEEDEEATEDEDATEEDEEEETDEEYVKLPAVVAHIDVEIVQELRSFGFGYGQIAKIVAMAELSDDADLVDVVQLVIEHRGMGKVAKMLDLHPGNLIKRGKIAMLERQALEDEEDDSSDAELTTEEDEEIKVSNKNKGNNGIGNGNGKNKDKGNKGKGNGNGKNKNKGNNGKGNGNGKNKNK, from the coding sequence ATGAAAAAACATATTATTGCTGCATTGGCACTGATCATGGTGTTCTCATCACCAATGGCCGCATTCGCAGATGAATCTACAGAAACGACACAAGAGGTAGAGGTCACACAAGAAACGACAGAACAACAACATGAAGATGCGGAGTCACTGCTTGCAGAACTAAGCGAACTTGCTGAAAGTGTTGAAGGAACAGATGAAAGTGATGTAGACGAAGAAGAAATTTCAGTTGATTCACCAGATTCCTTTATGTACAAAGTGAAAAGATTATATGAAGATTTTGAGATGATTGTCACTTTTAAAGAGGAAAGCAAACTAGAATTATACATTGAAAATGCACAAAAAAGATTACTAGAATTACAAACCCTTGAGGAAGAACTTCAACCAGAGTTCTCTGCGGAACTATACGACGAGTTTATCGAAAACCTTGAAGAAGCACTGAAACTGACAGTTGCATTACAAGAACAAGAAAAAGAAGTTGTAGAACCATTAGTCGAAAAACTTGACGAGGTTGTATCTGATGGAGAAGACATCGTCATGCAAATGGAAGAAGAGATCTTCGTTCAGGATGAAGAAGATGCTACTGAAGAGGTAGAGTCTGATGAAGACTTTGACTTAGAATATGTAGTACCAGCTGTTGTCGCTCATATCGATGTCGAGATTATTAGAGAGTTAAGAGCAGAAGGATTCGGGTTCGGTCAGATCGCTCAAATCGTATCTATGTCTGAATTAAGCGGTGAAGACCTTGACGTTGTCGTAGAAATGGTTCACGAACATAAAGGTATGGGTAAAGTGGCTAAGATGCTCGGATTACACCCAGGAAACCTTATTAAACGAGGTAAAGTAGCGATGGCTGAAGGTGAGGAAGAAGACGCTACAGAAGAGGAAGAGGCGACAGAAGAAGAAGACGCTACTGAAGAAGATGAGGAAGCTACAGAAGAAGAAGACGCTACTGAAGAAGACGAGGAAGCTACAGAAGAGGAAGACGCTACTGAAGAAGACGAGGAAGCTACAGAAGAGGAAGACGCTACTGAAGAAGACGAGGAAGCTACAGAAGATGAAGACGCTACTGAAGAAGATGAGGAAGAAGAAACGGACGAAGAGTATGTTAAATTACCAGCCGTGGTTGCCCACATCGATGTAGAAATTGTACAAGAGTTACGCTCATTTGGATTCGGATATGGACAAATCGCTAAAATTGTAGCGATGGCTGAACTTAGTGACGATGCTGACCTTGTAGATGTTGTACAACTCGTCATCGAACACAGAGGTATGGGTAAAGTCGCTAAGATGCTAGACCTTCACCCAGGTAACCTTATCAAGCGTGGTAAAATTGCGATGCTAGAAAGACAAGCCCTGGAAGATGAAGAAGATGACAGCTCTGATGCAGAGTTAACAACAGAGGAAGATGAAGAAATCAAGGTTTCTAACAAAAACAAAGGTAATAACGGTATTGGAAACGGCAACGGCAAGAACAAAGACAAAGGCAATAAAGGTAAAGGAAATGGCAACGGCAAGAACAAAAACAAAGGCAATAATGGTAAAGGAAATGGCAACGGCAAGAACAAAAACAAATAA
- a CDS encoding sodium:solute symporter family protein, protein MIGFLLLLLGVAAFVGVTGKDVKWGALAFMFIFYAVIFYIGSVTAGKRTNSAQDMMVAGRSMPLWVAMFTMTATWVGGGYIAGTAEMTYAWGIVWAQAPWGYGLSLIIGGIFYARIMRRYEFMTMLDPLEVRYGKKVAGFLYLPALLGELFWSGAILTALGTTFGLILGLDFNTAIILSAIIAIAYTIVGGMWSVALTDVAQILIMIIGLFIVLPFAFSHIGGFSAGWDMYKEGWEGFASIFPPFGAWNDPEWGDYYWNWWDFALLLIFGGIPWQVYFQRVLSARTEKTAMWLSITAGFLCIILAVPAVMIGVAGFSADWGALGTTEPENPAMILAYVMYYMTPELVAIIALGAVAAAVMSSMDSSILSASSMAAWNVYRPLVKPKATSVDLKKVIRRSIITVGIAATLIALNVESVYVLWYLCADLVFCILFPQLTTALFDKKANAYGAVAGLAVSAFLRIGGGEPSLGLMSFLPYPMIAESGEVLFPFRTLAMVAGLITIIVVSRLTQKSCPPQPLKKLETETQA, encoded by the coding sequence ATGATAGGATTTTTACTACTATTGTTAGGCGTTGCAGCATTCGTTGGCGTTACAGGAAAAGATGTGAAGTGGGGGGCACTCGCCTTCATGTTCATATTCTATGCTGTTATTTTCTATATTGGTTCTGTAACGGCCGGTAAACGTACAAATAGTGCTCAAGATATGATGGTCGCAGGTCGATCGATGCCGTTATGGGTCGCAATGTTTACCATGACCGCAACATGGGTTGGTGGTGGATATATCGCAGGAACAGCCGAGATGACTTACGCATGGGGAATCGTCTGGGCTCAAGCCCCCTGGGGATATGGGCTAAGTTTAATTATCGGCGGTATATTTTACGCCCGAATTATGAGACGATATGAATTTATGACCATGCTCGACCCACTTGAAGTGCGGTACGGAAAGAAAGTGGCTGGGTTCCTATATCTACCAGCACTCCTTGGAGAGCTGTTCTGGAGTGGGGCTATATTGACCGCTCTTGGAACGACGTTTGGCCTGATACTAGGATTAGATTTCAACACTGCAATTATATTATCCGCGATCATCGCCATTGCTTATACAATTGTAGGTGGCATGTGGTCAGTGGCACTGACTGACGTGGCACAAATCCTTATTATGATCATAGGGTTGTTTATTGTTCTACCATTTGCTTTCAGTCATATTGGAGGCTTCAGTGCAGGCTGGGACATGTACAAAGAAGGTTGGGAAGGCTTTGCCTCTATATTTCCACCGTTTGGTGCATGGAACGACCCAGAGTGGGGTGATTATTACTGGAATTGGTGGGACTTTGCTCTACTTCTTATCTTTGGTGGTATTCCATGGCAAGTCTATTTCCAAAGAGTGCTTTCTGCCCGTACAGAGAAAACGGCCATGTGGCTTTCGATCACTGCCGGATTCTTATGTATTATATTAGCCGTTCCTGCGGTCATGATTGGTGTTGCAGGATTTAGCGCGGACTGGGGAGCATTAGGGACAACAGAACCGGAGAATCCCGCTATGATTCTAGCGTATGTGATGTATTATATGACGCCTGAGTTAGTGGCTATCATTGCACTTGGGGCAGTTGCTGCCGCTGTTATGTCCTCGATGGATTCATCTATTCTATCAGCATCATCTATGGCTGCATGGAATGTTTATCGCCCACTTGTTAAACCGAAAGCCACGAGTGTAGACCTGAAGAAAGTGATTCGTCGTAGTATTATCACGGTTGGTATAGCCGCCACGTTAATAGCTCTGAATGTTGAAAGTGTGTATGTCTTATGGTATTTATGTGCTGATTTAGTATTCTGTATTCTGTTCCCTCAGTTAACAACAGCCTTATTTGATAAAAAAGCAAATGCTTACGGGGCAGTGGCAGGTTTAGCTGTGTCAGCATTCTTAAGAATTGGTGGAGGAGAGCCTTCTCTAGGGTTGATGAGCTTTCTACCTTATCCAATGATAGCCGAAAGTGGTGAGGTGTTGTTTCCATTCCGAACCCTAGCTATGGTGGCAGGGCTTATCACGATTATCGTTGTATCTCGTCTGACGCAGAAATCTTGTCCTCCACAACCGCTCAAAAAGTTAGAAACGGAAACACAAGCTTAA
- a CDS encoding GbsR/MarR family transcriptional regulator, with product MTSEGNEKENLAQNKLQEEQEELESARAHVVEAIAQTMDHYGVTASMGMLYGLLYFHNEPITLDEMGAKMGMSKGSMSTGVRKLLENKMVHRVYKPGTRKDLYIAETDFYKNFINFFIKKWEDEINVNVKAIDQAEKEYRTLLESEALSPEVIREIEIDQKKFQEARDYYHFLEKLVGCFESGRIFDLIEKDAERHE from the coding sequence GTGACAAGTGAAGGGAACGAAAAAGAAAACCTGGCACAGAACAAGTTGCAAGAGGAACAGGAAGAGTTAGAAAGTGCGAGAGCCCATGTCGTGGAGGCGATTGCCCAGACCATGGATCATTATGGTGTGACAGCTTCAATGGGTATGTTGTACGGCTTGCTATACTTTCATAATGAACCGATCACTTTAGATGAGATGGGTGCAAAGATGGGTATGAGTAAGGGAAGCATGAGCACCGGTGTACGGAAATTACTTGAAAATAAAATGGTTCATCGTGTGTACAAGCCCGGAACACGCAAAGATTTATATATAGCAGAAACAGATTTTTATAAGAACTTCATTAATTTCTTCATTAAAAAATGGGAAGATGAAATTAATGTCAATGTTAAAGCAATAGACCAAGCTGAAAAAGAGTATCGAACATTGTTAGAAAGTGAAGCACTTTCGCCCGAAGTCATCAGGGAGATTGAAATTGATCAAAAAAAGTTTCAAGAGGCGAGAGACTATTATCATTTCCTCGAGAAATTAGTAGGGTGTTTTGAGTCTGGCAGGATCTTTGACTTGATAGAAAAAGATGCTGAAAGACATGAGTGA
- the betB gene encoding betaine-aldehyde dehydrogenase, with translation MLQKKMYLNGEWVDARSGETREIINPYNQEVIAIVPEADVEDAKQAIKIAREAFDNGEWSHLPGAERGHKLFLLAEKIEENKQELAELETLDTGKTVTESIADMEDIAGVFRYFAGLADKDGGEVIESPIPHSTSMVVREPVGVCGQITPWNYPLLQAAWKLAPALAAGNTMVIKPSEITPLTTIRVTELMEEVGIPEGVVNVVLGPGATVGNELAESEEVDLISFTGGGATGRKIMKAAAGNFKKIALELGGKNPNVVFADADFETAVDQALNAAYFHAGQVCSAGSRLIVEESIKDAFVKELVERTKGVKLGSGFEEDTEMGPLISAEHLAKVERYVEIGQEEGAKLLVGGSRPEDPELQNGFFYLPTILDGCTRDMTVIQEEIFGPVITVETFKTEDEAIELANDSNYGLAGAVWTNDMYKANRVTRALRMGTTWVNDFHPYFPQAPWGGYKQSGIGRELGHIGLEEYQETKHIFQNLDPQPVHWFTKK, from the coding sequence ATGTTACAGAAAAAAATGTACCTTAATGGTGAATGGGTCGATGCACGCTCTGGTGAAACAAGAGAGATTATCAATCCATATAACCAAGAAGTTATAGCTATTGTGCCAGAAGCAGATGTAGAGGATGCTAAGCAGGCGATTAAGATCGCACGCGAAGCATTTGACAACGGTGAATGGTCACATTTACCTGGTGCTGAGCGTGGACATAAGCTATTTCTATTAGCTGAAAAAATAGAAGAAAATAAACAGGAACTTGCTGAACTAGAAACACTTGATACTGGTAAAACAGTCACAGAATCCATCGCAGACATGGAAGATATCGCGGGTGTTTTCCGTTACTTTGCAGGCCTTGCAGATAAGGATGGCGGAGAAGTGATAGAATCCCCAATTCCTCATTCCACTAGTATGGTGGTACGTGAGCCAGTGGGTGTGTGTGGACAGATCACACCTTGGAACTACCCATTGCTTCAAGCAGCTTGGAAACTAGCACCTGCACTCGCGGCCGGAAACACGATGGTCATTAAACCAAGTGAAATTACACCATTAACAACCATTAGAGTGACAGAGTTAATGGAAGAAGTCGGCATTCCAGAAGGGGTTGTCAACGTTGTTCTTGGACCTGGTGCTACAGTTGGAAACGAACTTGCCGAGAGCGAGGAAGTCGACCTTATTTCCTTCACAGGTGGCGGCGCCACAGGTCGTAAAATTATGAAAGCTGCAGCAGGCAACTTCAAAAAAATCGCCCTTGAGTTAGGCGGTAAAAACCCAAATGTTGTTTTTGCTGACGCTGATTTCGAAACAGCAGTAGACCAAGCCCTAAACGCGGCATACTTCCACGCTGGTCAAGTTTGTTCCGCCGGCTCTCGTCTCATTGTTGAGGAAAGCATTAAGGATGCGTTCGTAAAAGAGCTTGTCGAACGTACCAAAGGTGTGAAACTTGGCTCTGGATTTGAAGAGGATACTGAAATGGGGCCACTCATTTCTGCGGAGCATTTAGCGAAAGTGGAACGTTATGTTGAAATTGGTCAAGAAGAAGGTGCCAAACTACTCGTTGGTGGCTCACGCCCAGAAGATCCTGAACTACAAAACGGTTTCTTCTATTTACCAACAATCTTAGACGGATGCACACGTGACATGACGGTCATCCAAGAAGAGATTTTCGGACCTGTTATCACAGTAGAAACATTTAAAACAGAAGATGAAGCGATTGAACTCGCTAACGATTCCAACTACGGTTTAGCAGGCGCCGTTTGGACAAACGATATGTATAAGGCTAACCGTGTCACACGTGCTTTACGCATGGGGACCACATGGGTCAACGACTTCCATCCTTACTTCCCACAAGCACCATGGGGGGGTTACAAGCAGTCTGGTATTGGTCGTGAACTAGGTCATATTGGACTCGAAGAGTATCAAGAGACCAAACACATTTTCCAAAACCTAGATCCACAACCTGTCCACTGGTTTACAAAGAAGTAG
- a CDS encoding acyl-CoA dehydrogenase family protein encodes MEKEAMRGASFLLHDSQYEDVFTPEAFSEEQMMMGKMTSDFVAQEVVPVLDEIEAHQFEHSVKLMKKAGELGLVGANIPERYGGVGLDKISATIIQENFARARSFALTYGAHVGIGTLPLVFFGNEEQKKKYLPSLAIGDSVASYALTEPTSGSDALSAKTVAKRSECGQYFLLTGEKQWITNSAFSDVFIVYAKVDGKDFTAFIVERDYPGVSTGPEEKKMGIKGSSTRTLLLDDVKVPVENVLGEIGKGHVIAFNILNVGRFSLAAGCVGSAKRAIDLSIQYAKQRQQFDTPISSFTLIQNKMANMLIQTYVAESMVYRTAGLIEQNLGHISEEVKSDGRAIGDAIAEYAIECSINKVFASEVLDQVIDEAVQIYGGYGFMNEYEVENIYRDSRINRIFEGTNEINRLLIPATLTRKVMKGELDLISTGERLQEELMMLMPVNLEGKMMNRIKHYTQMMKKLFLMVAGTAMKKYGPALEQEQELLAHVADIVIHIFALESAMLRAENAIHRLGEDKASLMLNMTDVYAHETMQALELKAKECISAMEEGDERRTMFSIVRKLTRTHQLDTIALKRKIAHKVIEAEGYITY; translated from the coding sequence ATGGAAAAAGAGGCCATGCGAGGAGCCAGCTTCTTATTACATGACAGTCAGTATGAGGATGTGTTTACACCGGAGGCATTTAGTGAAGAGCAAATGATGATGGGTAAAATGACGTCTGACTTCGTGGCTCAGGAAGTCGTGCCTGTACTAGATGAGATTGAGGCACATCAGTTTGAGCATTCTGTTAAACTGATGAAAAAGGCAGGGGAGTTAGGTTTAGTCGGTGCGAACATCCCGGAACGTTACGGTGGCGTGGGCTTAGATAAAATTAGCGCCACAATCATACAAGAAAACTTTGCCCGGGCACGTTCATTCGCCTTGACATACGGGGCGCACGTAGGGATAGGAACATTACCTCTTGTCTTCTTCGGTAATGAAGAGCAGAAGAAGAAGTATTTACCCTCTTTAGCAATAGGGGACAGTGTCGCCTCCTACGCTTTGACTGAACCGACTTCAGGTTCCGATGCACTCAGTGCTAAGACGGTGGCGAAGCGCTCTGAGTGTGGGCAGTACTTTTTGCTTACCGGGGAGAAGCAATGGATTACGAACTCAGCATTTTCAGATGTCTTTATTGTCTATGCCAAAGTAGATGGCAAAGATTTCACGGCATTCATCGTCGAACGTGATTACCCTGGTGTCAGTACAGGGCCGGAAGAAAAAAAGATGGGGATCAAAGGTTCATCTACAAGAACGCTTTTGCTAGATGACGTGAAGGTACCAGTTGAGAACGTATTGGGTGAAATTGGGAAAGGGCACGTGATTGCTTTTAATATCTTAAATGTGGGGCGGTTTAGCTTGGCCGCTGGATGTGTGGGATCAGCTAAAAGAGCCATTGACCTCTCTATTCAATACGCCAAACAAAGACAGCAGTTTGACACACCGATCTCAAGCTTTACACTAATCCAAAACAAAATGGCCAATATGCTTATCCAAACATATGTGGCTGAGAGTATGGTATACCGTACAGCAGGACTCATTGAACAGAATTTAGGGCATATATCGGAGGAGGTCAAGTCGGACGGTCGCGCGATCGGTGATGCCATTGCCGAGTATGCCATTGAATGTTCCATTAACAAAGTCTTCGCCTCGGAAGTTTTAGACCAAGTGATTGATGAAGCAGTACAGATCTATGGCGGGTACGGTTTTATGAATGAATATGAGGTCGAGAATATCTATCGTGACTCTAGAATTAATCGTATTTTTGAAGGGACAAACGAGATTAATCGTCTACTGATACCGGCAACTTTAACACGCAAAGTGATGAAGGGAGAGTTAGACCTCATCAGTACGGGTGAGAGGTTGCAGGAGGAGCTGATGATGCTCATGCCAGTGAACCTGGAAGGAAAGATGATGAATCGTATCAAACACTATACTCAAATGATGAAAAAATTATTTTTAATGGTGGCGGGTACAGCGATGAAAAAATATGGACCAGCACTGGAACAGGAACAGGAGCTTCTCGCTCATGTGGCGGATATTGTTATACACATTTTTGCGCTGGAAAGTGCCATGCTAAGAGCCGAAAATGCGATACACCGTTTAGGTGAAGATAAAGCAAGCCTCATGCTCAACATGACAGATGTGTACGCTCATGAGACGATGCAAGCATTAGAGCTCAAAGCAAAAGAGTGCATTTCAGCAATGGAGGAGGGTGATGAGCGGCGGACAATGTTCTCCATCGTACGTAAACTCACACGGACACACCAGTTAGATACGATCGCCCTCAAACGTAAGATAGCACATAAAGTGATTGAAGCAGAGGGATACATCACTTATTAA
- a CDS encoding DUF421 domain-containing protein — protein sequence MSLMEVLLRTAVIFVVLYFLARVLNKKLISQMTFFDFLAGITIGSMTATIIYNRNVRLDIAIAGLVLFCFIVLIIDILSVKSFRSRKVLNSEPTILMKNGKVLEKGLNIARFNIDELLLNLRKKGVFYLDEVEYALLETDGTVSVLQKPQAQYARRQDVQVTGPARGLPEVFIIDGHILPSALEARGKDRQWVTQVLQQQGVQRLEDVIVAQVDALDQVYIDVKSDNI from the coding sequence ATGAGTTTAATGGAAGTTTTATTAAGAACCGCGGTAATCTTTGTCGTTTTGTATTTTCTAGCACGTGTGTTAAACAAGAAACTCATATCTCAAATGACTTTCTTTGATTTTTTGGCCGGCATCACGATCGGGTCGATGACCGCTACAATTATATATAATAGGAATGTCCGACTAGATATTGCCATTGCAGGCCTTGTCCTATTTTGCTTCATTGTGTTAATCATCGATATCCTTTCCGTCAAAAGCTTTCGTTCGAGAAAAGTGCTCAATAGCGAACCGACAATATTAATGAAGAATGGAAAGGTGTTAGAAAAAGGGCTTAATATCGCTCGCTTTAATATAGATGAGTTGTTACTGAATCTCCGTAAAAAGGGTGTGTTTTATCTCGATGAGGTTGAGTACGCATTATTAGAAACAGACGGCACTGTCAGCGTATTGCAGAAGCCCCAAGCGCAATATGCAAGGAGACAGGATGTTCAAGTCACTGGCCCCGCAAGAGGATTGCCTGAGGTCTTTATTATTGATGGGCATATACTCCCTTCCGCTTTAGAAGCACGAGGTAAAGATCGCCAGTGGGTCACCCAAGTATTACAGCAACAAGGGGTCCAGCGATTGGAAGATGTTATAGTGGCTCAAGTGGATGCATTAGATCAAGTTTACATTGATGTGAAAAGTGACAATATCTAA
- a CDS encoding stalk domain-containing protein — protein sequence MSENTRKLWTLTLLISISGISFFGISTLASNAISLFVGGEKVETDVSPQVLEGRVLVPIRVVAESL from the coding sequence ATGAGTGAGAACACGAGAAAATTATGGACCTTAACTTTACTCATCAGTATTTCTGGCATTTCTTTTTTTGGTATTTCTACATTAGCGAGCAATGCCATCAGTTTATTTGTAGGCGGGGAAAAAGTAGAAACCGATGTGAGTCCCCAAGTACTAGAAGGGAGAGTCTTAGTTCCTATACGAGTTGTAGCCGAGAGCCTTTGA